TTTTAAGTATTCATTTGTGTTCAAATTATACTTctagaaagtcaaagaaaaacaaagtccaaagttctttaaaaatatttgggaacCTTAGGCAGTTGCTCTGCTGGCTTAATGTATAACGTGTATCCTGAGATGTTTATGTGAAATCTCACTCATAATAGACAGGGCTGTCACAAGAACCCCTCTCTGAGAATAGAAAGACATCATAGGTTTTAATCAGTTCTGTgactcctctccccttcctcctaaTCCTTGACCTCCCCATGATCCATGATTTCCCTGACCACTCAAGGAAAATGGTCACCAGGTACAGTACTGAGCTGACAGTAGATTCTTAGGAAACATTTGTGTCCTTCCTTTAAACTCACCCACTCCACCCCCAGCTCTCACCTCTTTGCCTGAGACACCTCTAAGGAAGAACTTATCTGATGAACCTCCAGGCTCTCTCCAACTGGCACCAGCTACCAGTGCCTAGAGGAAACAATCAGTCTTGGTAGTCCTggctttatttctgaattttctaaaagaGATGACATCGGGTATTGCTAGACCTCTATAACCCAAAAAGTTTATCTGTATCCTTGAGAGATTATATTTGTCTTCACAAAACGCTTACATACAGCCTCCTCCTGTACAACCACTCCAATAATCGGATTTTAATATTCTCTACAgattatttccatcttttctccTGGACAGGTGGGCTCTGGCATTTCAGGTACCAGGGGACGCCTTCCTTTGGTTATAGTCATCCCTGGCTATCTCCAATGATTCATATCCAGACATCCCAGTGCACGTGGGTTCACATATACGGAGCCTATGAACATCCATCATAAATTGTGCTTTGGACTCTGGCACTCTaggattcacaaatattttgggCCAGAGGCCTGTACCACAGAGGTCTGAACATTCTTTTGAATGTGGTTCCTCCACTTTACCCTTAAAAGAAAGATTCAGCCTGTTTCTAAAGCTCCTAAAATAATGACTCAAAAGTGGGTTCACAGGAGAATCACCTAGGGGTGGAGGGGAATTCTTAACAAATACAATTCCCAGGTGGAACTCTCAGGTCTGAGGTGGGGAGGATGTTGGCAATAGCTACATGCTTTCACATGTCACCTCCTGCTACCGGCAGAGCAGTGGATCTGTTAAGAATTACAGGTTGCGCCCCTCGGACCCACTGCGCGACGGATCCACCCGCGGAAGAGCCTGCCCAGCACCTGCGAAACCTCTGGTTCCTCCAGCGTCACCGCGATGAAGAAAGTGGTTCAGCAGCTCCGGCTGGAAGCGGGGCTCAACCGCGTGAAAGTCTCCCAGGCAGCTGCAGATTTGAAACAATTCTGTCTGCAGAATGCCCAACACGACCCCCTGCAAACTGGTGTATCTTCAAGTACGAATCCCTTCAGACCCCAGAAAGTCTGTTCCTTTTTGTAGTAAAACGAATCTTTTGATGGTTTTCTAAACCACTTTACATGAACCAGTGAATATTCAAAGGAGAACTAAATTTGAAGCCTGTACAAAAGCTTATCCCAATAACACGTGCCATACTATATAAACTTCTACCTTTGTCAGTCCTTAACATCTACCTCTctgaattttcataaatttctatTTCACAAGAAATAGAATTTACTCACCCCCGTAAATTTATATACACTGGCAGcagcatataataaaatacttaagtgtaaaagttaaaaaaaaaaaaaagaaagaaagaattacagGTTGCTAGGCTTTAAGCGGGTGACTCTCACACTTGGGCCTGCCTTGGAATTGCATGGAGCGGTTATTAGACACAGATTACTGGACTTTGTCCCCAAAAtgtctgattcagtaggtctgaatTTGCCTCTAACTGGTTCCCCAGAGAGGAGGATTTGATGCATCATTTATGAGATGAAGCACTGTATTTCCTTAACTGAATTTAGATGAAACTGTAAAGCACCTAGGAAAGCAGTTTCTCAGATGGACAGAGACAAAATGTCTTGTCTGAAATACTGCGGGCAGTTAATACACTAGTCCTAGCTTTGTTTGAAACTCGCAGTCAGGTTCCCGGACTTGCAGTGAATGCTTTTCTGACCACAGGATCCTGATTGTAACACTTGGCGAGAAAAGGTCATATATGATGTTAGGTATGTTTAGAAAGGTGGCTGCATGGTATCAAGGGCCCCCTGTGCCAGGTTTACTAGATACAGAAActactccccccaacccccccccttttttttttcaaactaccTCTTGCAGTAAAATATCCATAGAGTAACACCGTAAGTCCTCAGTGCATAGAGCAAAATGAACTCAGAACCCGGAGCCAGACCAGCCGGCCTCCTAACCTGGCTCCCAGAGTGAGCACCTGCGGGCTGGGCTTCAGCCGCACTCACCTGCCGCGGCCTAAGACCTGGGAGAACGCGGTGGCCTTCTGCAGGACTCCCCGAGAGTGGAGGGAGGGTGCCCTTCTTCTCCCGCATCCCGCCCCGCCCTCCACGGGGCCTGGAATCCAGGTCGCAGAGCAGGTGCTCCTCGGCCGCCCCGGGAACCCGGCCGCGTGCGGCGGTTCCCAGGCGGGCGCGCCGGCGGCTTACCCCGGCGCACTTTAACTCTTTCTCCGGGGAAGTCCCTTatcttgaataaattaatagTGTTTCCGGAGGCCCAGAAATATATTCAGAGCCAGGGACACTTCCAGTGAGTCAGGATGGCCGAGCGGTCTAAGGCGCTGCGTTCAGGTCGCAGTCTCCCCTGGAGgcgtgggttcgaatcccacTCCTGACAAAGTCGTTTTTAGCAATTGAATGTATCCTGCCTCCTTTTCCTATATTCTCCATCGTGTGGAATgatcaatatttcaaaatttcttatCAACGCTCTAAAATTAAGCACTCTATCTAGAAGACATAAGCTCTAGTAGTTTTACCTTCATTTCCTATCTTTCTCACATTCAAGGAATGAAAGGCATGTCAACTCCTAAATCACAAACACTGATGATGTTCCCCAGGACCCCTCTTTTGTTCT
The Canis lupus dingo isolate Sandy chromosome 35, ASM325472v2, whole genome shotgun sequence genome window above contains:
- the LOC112674423 gene encoding guanine nucleotide-binding protein G(I)/G(S)/G(O) subunit gamma-5-like, which translates into the protein MISLTTQGKWSPELQVAPLGPTARRIHPRKSLPSTCETSGSSSVTAMKKVVQQLRLEAGLNRVKVSQAAADLKQFCLQNAQHDPLQTGVSSSTNPFRPQKVCSFL